From one Melioribacteraceae bacterium genomic stretch:
- the msrA gene encoding peptide-methionine (S)-S-oxide reductase MsrA: protein MKEYKTATFGSGCFWCTEAIFQKLKGVLSVTPGYSGGKRENPTYDQVCSGATGHAEVVHIQYDSEIISFEELLEVFWKTHDPTTLNRQGADIGTQYRSVIFYHDEEQKELAEKYKDKLDNSDIFDKPIVTEISQFQKFYPAEKYHHDYYNNNSAQPYCSFVITPKLEKFEKIFADNLKR, encoded by the coding sequence ATGAAAGAATATAAAACAGCTACATTCGGATCCGGTTGTTTTTGGTGTACCGAAGCAATCTTCCAAAAATTAAAGGGTGTTCTAAGTGTGACCCCGGGTTATTCAGGTGGTAAACGAGAGAATCCAACTTATGATCAAGTTTGTTCCGGTGCGACCGGTCACGCTGAAGTAGTTCACATTCAGTACGATTCTGAGATAATAAGTTTTGAGGAATTACTTGAAGTATTTTGGAAAACACACGATCCCACTACTTTAAATCGACAGGGGGCTGATATAGGTACTCAGTATCGTTCGGTAATTTTTTATCATGATGAAGAACAAAAAGAACTTGCGGAAAAGTATAAAGATAAATTAGATAATTCGGACATTTTTGATAAACCGATTGTGACCGAGATTAGCCAATTCCAAAAATTTTATCCGGCTGAAAAATATCATCACGATTATTATAATAATAATTCCGCTCAGCCATATTGCAGTTTTGTAATTACACCGAAACTTGAAAAGTTTGAAAAAATATTTGCTGATAATTTGAAAAGATGA